The following proteins come from a genomic window of Paenibacillus spongiae:
- the ppsA gene encoding phosphoenolpyruvate synthase: MSSLVLGFQEMEKSQLLLVGGKGLNLGELSKVIGIQVPEGFCVTTVGYQTAIAQNGTYLALLDRLKMLKVDDREQISEISRKIRQTISKVEIPSDVVKAVIHYLSLFGEEHAYAVRSSATAEDLPHASFAGQHDTYLNIIGKEAILQHISKCWASLFTDRAVIYRMQNGFGHSQVYLSVIVQRMVFPQASGILFTADPITSNRKLLSIDAGFGLGEALVSGLVSADCYKVREGKIVEQRIATKKLAIYGRKEGGTETRQIDPVLQKTQTLTEQQILRLARIGRQIEAHFGSPQDIEWCLVDNTFYILQSRPITTLYPIPEANDQENHVYVSVGHQQMMTDPMKPLGLSLFLLTTYAPMRKAGGRLFVDVTPMLISPVGRKTIVDTLGKSDPLIKDALMTIIERGDIVQSSPDDKEEPSSGKSNKDMPSAGFQAQIDHDPTIVSDLIKRSQTSIEEVKQNIQTKLGPDLFDFILEDIQQLKKDLFDPESLGVIMAAMDASSWINEKMNEWLGEKNAADTLSQSAANNITSEMGLALLDVADVIRPYPEVTEYLQHVKDDHFSDELVKLDGGKEIRDAIHAYLSKYGMRCPGEIDITRARWSEKPIAIVPMILGNIKNFEPNASKRKFEHGRREALNKEQALLDRLKQLPDGEQKAKETKRMIGLIRNFIGYREYPKYAMVNRYFVYKQALLKEAEQLVQAGVIYEKEDIYYLTFEELHGVVRTLKLDYQIICKRKDEYKLYEKLTPPRVITSDGEIIAGEYKRENLPAEVIVGLPVSSGVIEGRARVILKMENADLEDGDILVTSFTDPSWTPLFVSIKGLITEVGGLMTHGAVIAREYGLPAVVGVENATKLIKDGQQIRLHGTEGYIEIL; this comes from the coding sequence ATGAGTTCTTTGGTTCTCGGTTTCCAGGAAATGGAAAAATCGCAGCTTTTACTCGTTGGCGGAAAAGGGTTGAATTTAGGGGAATTATCAAAAGTAATAGGTATACAAGTTCCAGAAGGATTTTGTGTTACAACAGTGGGATATCAAACAGCCATCGCACAAAACGGAACGTATCTTGCTTTGTTGGATCGTCTAAAAATGCTAAAAGTAGACGATCGAGAACAAATTAGTGAAATTAGCAGAAAGATTCGACAAACCATTTCGAAAGTAGAAATTCCCTCCGATGTTGTGAAAGCAGTTATTCACTATCTCTCCCTGTTTGGTGAGGAACATGCTTATGCAGTGCGTTCTAGTGCGACTGCTGAAGATTTGCCGCATGCTTCTTTTGCTGGTCAACATGATACTTATTTAAATATCATCGGCAAAGAAGCAATCTTGCAGCATATCAGCAAATGTTGGGCTTCCCTATTTACGGATCGCGCGGTAATTTACCGTATGCAAAACGGATTCGGCCACAGTCAAGTTTATTTATCCGTTATTGTACAAAGGATGGTTTTCCCGCAGGCTTCAGGGATTCTATTTACCGCTGATCCAATTACTTCTAACCGAAAGCTGCTATCTATCGATGCCGGTTTTGGACTTGGTGAAGCACTGGTCTCTGGCTTGGTATCCGCCGATTGTTATAAAGTACGGGAAGGGAAAATCGTCGAACAGAGGATAGCAACCAAAAAATTGGCTATCTATGGACGGAAAGAAGGCGGAACAGAGACCCGTCAGATCGATCCCGTTCTTCAAAAGACTCAAACACTTACTGAACAACAAATTTTACGACTGGCACGCATCGGAAGACAGATTGAAGCTCATTTTGGTTCCCCACAAGATATCGAATGGTGTTTGGTTGATAATACATTTTATATTCTCCAAAGTCGGCCAATCACGACTTTATACCCGATCCCTGAAGCGAATGATCAAGAAAATCACGTTTACGTATCAGTCGGTCATCAACAAATGATGACCGATCCCATGAAACCGTTGGGATTGTCTTTGTTCTTGTTAACAACTTATGCGCCCATGCGCAAAGCTGGCGGAAGGTTGTTTGTTGATGTTACACCTATGCTGATTTCGCCTGTTGGCCGAAAAACAATAGTAGATACCCTGGGAAAATCCGATCCGCTCATCAAAGATGCACTTATGACCATAATCGAGCGAGGAGATATTGTCCAATCGTCACCAGATGATAAAGAAGAACCGAGTTCCGGTAAAAGCAATAAAGATATGCCGTCTGCGGGATTTCAGGCACAAATCGATCACGATCCGACAATCGTTTCTGATTTGATTAAACGTAGTCAAACATCGATAGAAGAGGTAAAACAAAACATCCAAACGAAATTAGGACCAGATTTATTTGATTTTATTCTGGAAGATATCCAGCAATTAAAGAAGGATTTATTTGATCCAGAAAGTTTGGGTGTGATTATGGCTGCTATGGATGCTTCATCATGGATCAATGAAAAAATGAACGAGTGGTTAGGTGAAAAAAACGCAGCAGACACGCTTTCTCAATCTGCAGCAAACAATATTACTTCGGAAATGGGTCTGGCGCTATTGGATGTCGCGGATGTGATTCGTCCTTATCCAGAAGTAACGGAATATTTGCAGCATGTAAAAGATGATCACTTTTCGGATGAACTTGTTAAGCTTGATGGTGGAAAGGAAATCCGAGACGCTATCCATGCTTATCTCAGCAAATACGGAATGCGATGTCCCGGAGAAATTGATATTACGAGAGCTCGATGGAGTGAAAAACCAATTGCAATTGTCCCGATGATTCTGGGCAACATCAAAAACTTTGAGCCTAATGCCAGCAAACGAAAATTTGAGCATGGGCGACGGGAAGCTTTGAATAAAGAGCAAGCGTTACTAGATCGATTGAAGCAATTACCGGATGGTGAACAAAAAGCCAAAGAAACAAAACGAATGATCGGCCTCATCCGAAATTTCATCGGTTATCGGGAATATCCCAAATACGCGATGGTGAATCGCTACTTCGTTTATAAGCAGGCTTTGCTGAAAGAAGCTGAACAACTCGTACAAGCGGGCGTTATTTATGAAAAAGAAGATATTTACTACCTCACTTTTGAAGAGCTTCACGGGGTTGTTCGCACATTGAAACTGGATTACCAGATCATCTGCAAACGAAAAGACGAGTACAAATTATATGAAAAACTGACTCCGCCGCGTGTTATCACGTCTGATGGTGAAATCATTGCAGGTGAGTACAAGCGAGAAAATCTCCCAGCCGAAGTGATTGTAGGTCTGCCTGTTTCTTCCGGAGTGATAGAGGGACGAGCGCGTGTCATTTTAAAGATGGAAAATGCCGATCTGGAAGATGGAGATATATTAGTCACTTCCTTCACCGACCCAAGCTGGACACCATTGTTTGTATCCATAAAAGGTCTGATCACCGAAGTTGGTGGACTGATGACCCACGGAGCAGTTATCGCACGTGAATATGGTTTGCCGGCAGTTGTCGGAGTGGAGAATGCTACCAAACTGATAAAAGATGGGCAACAAATTCGTTTGCATGGAACAGAAGGTTATATCGAAATATTGTAA
- a CDS encoding DMT family transporter translates to MSNLMSLSLFKNQAVKPAFWFVVLGSALWGIDPLFRVLLLDYLTSTKIALLEHVILVLFMAPVLWKHRQQLRKLKLRHLGAMLFVSWGGSALATVLFTKGLASGDLNAVLLLQKLQPLFAILMARWLLKEKLPKSFGMLFVVAIFGTYLLTFSWKLPFSNISEMLQSGSLMSIGAALLWGGSTVMGRYLLGAVNYETMTSLRFILALPLLLALTLGERQLWTLPGEASEMALIGLNLLLQALLPGLLSLLLYYKGLSAIKASYATLAELSFPMVGVLINLVVFRQVTTFTQIVGFILIWATLLVISRQQERSVQPEGIVRPTAI, encoded by the coding sequence ATGAGCAATCTGATGTCACTATCCCTGTTCAAAAATCAAGCTGTCAAACCCGCGTTTTGGTTTGTCGTGCTGGGCTCCGCCTTATGGGGAATCGATCCGCTATTCCGAGTGCTTTTGCTTGATTATCTCACCTCGACCAAAATCGCGCTGCTGGAGCACGTTATTCTAGTGCTGTTCATGGCTCCCGTTTTGTGGAAGCATCGGCAGCAGCTGCGCAAGCTCAAGCTTCGCCATCTCGGCGCGATGCTGTTCGTCTCGTGGGGCGGCTCGGCGCTCGCGACGGTGCTGTTCACGAAGGGACTGGCATCGGGCGATTTGAACGCGGTGCTTCTGCTGCAGAAGCTTCAGCCCCTGTTCGCCATTCTGATGGCCAGATGGCTGCTGAAGGAGAAATTGCCCAAGTCGTTCGGCATGCTATTTGTCGTTGCGATTTTTGGCACTTATTTATTAACGTTTAGCTGGAAGCTGCCATTCTCCAATATTAGCGAGATGCTGCAGTCAGGCAGCCTGATGTCGATCGGAGCGGCGTTGCTTTGGGGCGGCTCCACCGTCATGGGCCGCTACCTGCTGGGAGCCGTCAACTACGAGACCATGACGTCGTTGCGTTTCATCCTCGCACTACCGCTTCTGCTGGCGCTGACCCTTGGCGAACGCCAGTTATGGACGCTGCCCGGCGAAGCAAGCGAAATGGCTTTGATCGGCCTCAACCTGCTGCTGCAGGCGTTGCTGCCGGGGCTGCTCAGTTTGCTGCTGTACTATAAAGGCTTGAGCGCCATCAAGGCTTCTTATGCCACGCTGGCGGAACTAAGTTTTCCGATGGTCGGCGTTCTGATCAATTTAGTCGTATTCCGACAGGTCACTACCTTCACGCAAATCGTGGGTTTTATATTAATCTGGGCAACGTTGCTTGTCATATCACGTCAGCAAGAACGATCCGTCCAGCCAGAAGGGATCGTCAGGCCCACGGCGATCTAA
- a CDS encoding CAP domain-containing protein, translated as MSPMKGTRGMRPKRSISNPAAEKRFSAFKKKVSINQFYKDVIRLVNLERTSRGIPALRESILLDWMAYYKAIDMRDKGYFGHVSPVYGNMGQQYTRFGIRWTAYGENLAYGYTTPQAVVAGWMNSAGHRANILNPNFTYTGVWYTTGGTLGRYWVQVFWRG; from the coding sequence ATGAGTCCTATGAAGGGCACGCGAGGAATGCGTCCTAAGAGGAGCATTTCAAATCCCGCTGCAGAAAAGCGCTTCTCTGCATTTAAGAAAAAGGTATCAATTAATCAATTTTACAAAGACGTCATTCGTTTAGTTAATCTAGAAAGAACTAGTCGAGGCATCCCGGCATTAAGAGAATCGATTCTTCTTGATTGGATGGCGTATTACAAGGCAATAGACATGAGAGATAAAGGGTATTTTGGTCATGTTTCTCCCGTTTATGGCAACATGGGACAACAGTATACTAGATTTGGAATTCGATGGACCGCTTATGGAGAAAACCTTGCATATGGCTATACAACTCCACAAGCAGTTGTAGCTGGTTGGATGAACAGTGCCGGACACAGAGCAAACATTTTAAATCCAAACTTCACATACACTGGTGTCTGGTATACAACAGGAGGCACATTAGGACGTTACTGGGTTCAAGTATTTTGGAGAGGATAG
- a CDS encoding helix-turn-helix domain-containing protein, translating to MSSCLPEIVSHVYWIKKDKFLLETDTYVTWVLFAVEEGRFEYQIGEDCGVAEFGDVVVCPPQVAFYRNVLTSLSFHSITFTLPEGEPQQLQSLLAHRKIRLPQIRRLSENYSCLRRADQQISYSSDNQKLKQHYLADLWLMIAQQVLDFPDAGPFLEEDEIIRDVAIYFNNHAHEAIEIRDVAHRFGMTPVQLIRRFKNAYSINPLQYLTSIRVKQACRLLLLTEWTLDVIAGKCGYENGFYLSRVFRKVMGVSPSEFRKQNRY from the coding sequence ATGTCCTCATGCTTGCCCGAAATCGTATCGCATGTGTACTGGATCAAAAAAGATAAATTTCTATTAGAAACGGATACCTATGTAACTTGGGTTCTTTTTGCGGTAGAGGAAGGGAGATTCGAATACCAAATAGGAGAAGATTGCGGAGTGGCCGAATTCGGAGACGTGGTCGTATGCCCGCCCCAGGTTGCTTTCTATCGGAACGTGCTGACGTCCTTAAGCTTTCATTCCATAACGTTCACCCTCCCCGAAGGAGAGCCTCAGCAGCTTCAATCCCTTTTGGCACATCGGAAAATACGGCTGCCGCAAATCCGGCGCTTGTCCGAAAACTACAGCTGCTTAAGGCGGGCGGATCAGCAGATATCCTACAGCTCTGATAATCAAAAGCTGAAGCAGCACTATTTGGCGGATTTATGGCTGATGATCGCGCAGCAAGTGCTGGATTTTCCCGATGCCGGTCCTTTCTTGGAAGAAGACGAAATAATTCGCGATGTCGCAATCTACTTCAATAATCACGCGCATGAAGCGATTGAAATCCGGGATGTCGCGCATAGGTTCGGAATGACGCCTGTGCAGCTGATCCGAAGATTCAAAAACGCCTATAGCATCAACCCTCTGCAATACTTAACGTCGATTCGGGTAAAGCAAGCATGCAGGCTGCTGCTGTTAACGGAGTGGACGCTCGATGTTATAGCCGGAAAATGCGGCTACGAGAACGGCTTCTACCTCAGCCGGGTGTTTCGCAAGGTGATGGGTGTAAGCCCGTCCGAATTCCGAAAGCAAAACCGGTATTAG
- a CDS encoding FAD-dependent oxidoreductase translates to MRKTDTKMLDTDILIAGGGMTGVAAALAAARNGARVILCQDRSVLGGNASSEIRMNISGASTIGKELGTERRESGIIEEIVLECAVRNPQRSASMLDLILYEKCRAEQNLKLLLNTTVVEADVEGSRIRSAYALRESTEESFTIRADIFADCTGDGRLGLEAGATFTTGREAVEEYKESGASLNRDAYRLGSSLLFTSKDMGRPMPFTPPKWARKFTEEDLKFRNHDAWEFGYWWVEFGGTLDTIKDNEHIRDELLAIMLGVWDHIKNSGNHPDSENWALDWFGFLPGKRESRRFIGRHVLTQNDIQHAVDFDDVIAYGGWSMDTHPPQGIDAKDEEPCNQPFTPYLYGIPLRSMISRNISNLMFAGRNLSATHIAFSSTRVMATCAVMGEGLGTFAATAVKRKLPLEQAWRESGVVKEAQQQLLRQGAFLPGIMLEGNLAKLARISASSEQKQGTCGNVVDGHTRAVHGEKGVRPDLTTAGTHRWMSEPGDSSPWLELQWEEPVTVSRITIVLDTGLHRLLMLCHLDALQKHMQWGRPQAETLKEFKLIAHDERGRTEIAHLKDNYQRMIHLPVTLENLKTLRLEVISTNGLDHARVVEIVCE, encoded by the coding sequence ATGAGGAAGACCGATACCAAAATGTTGGATACGGACATTTTGATCGCTGGCGGAGGGATGACGGGGGTGGCGGCTGCATTAGCTGCGGCCCGCAACGGAGCCCGGGTGATTTTATGCCAGGACCGTTCCGTTCTTGGCGGAAACGCATCGTCGGAGATTCGCATGAATATATCCGGCGCATCCACAATCGGGAAGGAATTGGGGACGGAGCGCAGAGAAAGCGGCATTATCGAAGAAATCGTGCTTGAATGCGCGGTCAGAAATCCGCAGCGGAGCGCGAGTATGCTGGACTTGATCTTATATGAAAAATGCCGTGCCGAACAGAATTTGAAGCTGCTGCTGAACACGACGGTAGTTGAAGCCGATGTCGAGGGCTCCCGTATTCGTTCCGCTTATGCGTTGAGAGAAAGCACGGAGGAAAGCTTTACGATCCGGGCTGACATTTTTGCGGATTGTACGGGCGACGGCAGGCTGGGGCTTGAAGCGGGGGCTACTTTTACAACCGGCCGGGAAGCGGTGGAGGAATATAAAGAGTCCGGCGCAAGCCTGAACAGGGATGCTTACCGTCTCGGATCCTCCCTTTTGTTCACATCGAAGGATATGGGACGCCCGATGCCATTTACCCCGCCGAAATGGGCCCGCAAGTTTACGGAAGAAGATTTGAAGTTTAGAAACCACGACGCCTGGGAGTTCGGATATTGGTGGGTGGAATTCGGCGGCACGCTGGATACGATCAAGGATAACGAGCATATTCGCGACGAGCTGCTTGCGATCATGCTTGGGGTATGGGATCACATCAAAAATAGCGGCAATCACCCCGATTCCGAAAATTGGGCCCTGGATTGGTTCGGCTTTCTTCCGGGCAAAAGAGAGTCCAGAAGATTTATCGGTCGGCACGTGCTGACCCAAAACGATATTCAGCATGCCGTCGACTTCGACGATGTAATCGCCTATGGCGGCTGGTCGATGGATACCCATCCGCCCCAAGGCATCGATGCGAAAGACGAGGAGCCGTGCAATCAGCCGTTTACGCCATATCTTTACGGCATACCGCTGCGCTCGATGATCAGCAGGAACATTTCGAATCTGATGTTCGCCGGCCGCAATTTATCGGCTACTCATATCGCTTTCTCCAGCACCAGGGTAATGGCGACATGCGCGGTCATGGGAGAAGGGCTGGGAACGTTCGCGGCAACGGCGGTGAAGCGCAAACTTCCGCTGGAACAAGCATGGCGCGAAAGCGGTGTCGTGAAGGAGGCTCAGCAGCAATTGCTTCGGCAGGGAGCTTTTTTGCCCGGCATCATGCTGGAAGGAAATCTCGCGAAGCTTGCCCGGATTTCCGCTTCGTCCGAACAAAAGCAAGGAACATGCGGTAATGTTGTAGATGGGCATACTCGCGCTGTCCATGGGGAGAAGGGGGTACGTCCCGACTTGACGACAGCCGGCACGCATCGCTGGATGTCGGAGCCGGGAGATAGCAGTCCTTGGCTGGAGCTTCAATGGGAGGAGCCGGTAACGGTTTCCCGGATTACGATCGTTCTGGATACCGGGCTTCACCGTTTATTGATGCTATGCCATTTGGACGCGCTCCAGAAGCATATGCAGTGGGGGCGGCCGCAAGCCGAAACGCTGAAGGAGTTTAAGCTGATTGCGCATGACGAACGAGGGAGGACGGAAATCGCACATCTCAAGGACAATTATCAACGCATGATCCATCTGCCGGTAACGCTGGAAAATCTGAAGACGCTCCGTTTGGAGGTAATCTCTACGAACGGTTTGGATCATGCGCGAGTGGTTGAAATCGTTTGCGAGTAA
- a CDS encoding FAD-dependent oxidoreductase: MLLEHSGQLGGMGTLGNVSIFMGVGNVTGIYRELVSEVMPNYLPQSHQGSIRPQYSPFNVRHYLNTKLEKEGVKVYYHTSFIAAIKEGDTVTGVIANTREGLKAFLGRSIIDCTGDARVAQDAGVPTHSGREDDGLTQPMTLMFMMQNTGKQVKLYLPDDCYYYESVSELPQGRHLYWEYNDDGMLLVNMTRVKGNGAKIEDINNAEKEGLRQVFSVAHYLQRNGFETYALSHIPGQIGVRETNQIEGMYTLTEQDLTDGRRFGDVVAQTNYEIDIHSPDGKKTCDERQLSGYDIPYRCMVPLQVKGLLVAGRCISATHVAMSSMRVQATCYALGQAAGIAAACAVEENIQLDQVSIPKLHERLADQGVVFVKEV; this comes from the coding sequence GTGCTTCTGGAACATTCAGGCCAATTGGGCGGTATGGGGACGCTCGGTAATGTCAGTATTTTCATGGGGGTAGGCAATGTTACCGGGATCTATCGCGAGCTCGTATCCGAGGTCATGCCGAACTATTTGCCGCAATCGCATCAAGGCTCCATCAGGCCGCAATACTCTCCCTTTAACGTTCGTCATTATTTGAACACGAAGCTTGAGAAGGAAGGAGTCAAGGTCTATTATCATACCAGCTTCATTGCGGCAATCAAAGAAGGGGATACGGTTACGGGGGTAATCGCCAATACGCGGGAAGGGCTTAAAGCGTTCCTGGGCCGATCGATCATTGACTGCACCGGCGATGCGCGGGTGGCACAGGATGCCGGTGTTCCAACGCATTCGGGACGCGAGGACGACGGCCTCACCCAGCCGATGACACTGATGTTTATGATGCAAAATACGGGCAAGCAGGTTAAACTCTATTTGCCGGATGACTGCTATTATTACGAATCGGTAAGCGAACTGCCTCAGGGCCGGCATCTGTATTGGGAGTATAATGATGACGGCATGCTCTTGGTTAACATGACGCGGGTTAAGGGGAATGGCGCCAAGATCGAAGACATCAATAACGCCGAGAAGGAAGGACTTCGTCAAGTGTTCTCCGTTGCGCATTATTTGCAGCGAAACGGATTTGAGACGTACGCCCTGTCGCATATTCCCGGCCAAATCGGCGTTCGGGAAACCAACCAAATCGAAGGAATGTATACGCTGACGGAGCAGGATTTGACCGACGGGAGGCGCTTTGGCGACGTTGTGGCACAGACGAACTACGAAATCGACATTCACAGCCCGGATGGCAAAAAGACGTGTGACGAGCGTCAGCTCAGCGGGTACGATATCCCGTACCGCTGTATGGTTCCCCTTCAAGTGAAAGGGCTTCTCGTGGCTGGAAGGTGTATCTCCGCCACTCATGTCGCCATGTCCTCCATGCGCGTGCAAGCAACCTGCTATGCGCTCGGTCAAGCGGCAGGCATTGCGGCGGCATGTGCGGTCGAGGAGAACATTCAACTCGATCAAGTATCCATTCCGAAGCTTCATGAACGGCTGGCTGACCAAGGCGTCGTTTTTGTGAAAGAAGTCTAA
- a CDS encoding creatininase family protein, with protein MKSVFMHYHTREEISEMARNGAAAIVVPLAATEQHGPHLPVFTDSLICEHVATEAVRQASGTVPILVAPVLTIGCSQHHLAFGGTLSYTSSTYLQLLRDIGESLVTDGFGKIIFLNAHGGNDPIMTQTANDLAVRFPIWTASASYWSVARAALNETDAASLGMVPGHAGGFETAAVMALKPELVRSDLLPETHTMREWINSGPPGSFIGKHGELTGFDGFTDAPHRATAEAGRRYLNVIVDCVAAWLIATVQAMQKGS; from the coding sequence ATGAAATCCGTCTTCATGCATTACCATACGAGAGAGGAAATATCGGAAATGGCCCGGAACGGGGCAGCGGCGATCGTCGTTCCGCTTGCCGCTACGGAACAGCATGGGCCTCATCTGCCTGTGTTCACCGACAGCCTGATTTGCGAACACGTCGCCACTGAAGCGGTTCGGCAAGCTTCCGGCACCGTTCCGATTCTGGTCGCGCCCGTGCTTACGATAGGCTGCTCGCAGCATCATTTGGCATTCGGAGGGACGCTTTCGTATACGTCATCCACGTATCTGCAGCTGCTGCGGGATATCGGAGAGAGTCTGGTCACGGACGGGTTTGGGAAAATCATTTTTCTGAACGCCCACGGCGGCAACGATCCCATTATGACTCAAACCGCGAACGATCTTGCCGTCCGCTTCCCGATCTGGACCGCCTCCGCTTCTTATTGGAGCGTAGCGCGCGCCGCCTTGAACGAGACGGATGCCGCCTCGCTCGGCATGGTTCCGGGACATGCAGGCGGTTTCGAAACGGCAGCCGTGATGGCGCTGAAGCCCGAACTGGTACGGAGCGATTTGCTGCCGGAGACGCATACGATGCGGGAATGGATCAATTCCGGGCCGCCCGGTTCTTTCATCGGCAAGCACGGGGAATTGACCGGCTTCGACGGCTTTACGGATGCCCCGCATCGAGCCACGGCGGAGGCCGGGCGCCGTTATTTGAATGTCATTGTCGATTGCGTCGCGGCTTGGTTGATTGCAACCGTTCAAGCGATGCAAAAGGGCAGCTGA
- a CDS encoding IclR family transcriptional regulator, whose translation MEKQSPKVKSADRVLDIFELFTGEKESYNLTEISKALHMPSSSAYQILQNMLSRGYLETDSTGKQFRLGNKIFEIRVQHRQSTNLTSEFYQIAGKIVDDLNEGVQLGVRSEDKVVYIAEKHVSQPFRLNSNLGSVLPLHASASGKILLSRLPDEELQALYPKKKLQTYTSNTISTFDALKAEIEKVRQDEIAYNMGESIEGVQCIAGPVYDMEGNVVAAVSISIPVIRVTDEIWENIHYWIRRACREITNKVYRQN comes from the coding sequence ATGGAAAAGCAATCCCCGAAAGTGAAGTCGGCCGATCGTGTTCTGGATATTTTCGAGCTGTTTACCGGAGAGAAGGAATCGTATAATTTGACCGAAATTTCCAAAGCGCTGCACATGCCCTCGAGCAGTGCTTATCAAATTCTGCAAAATATGCTGAGCCGGGGCTATTTGGAGACGGATAGTACGGGAAAGCAATTCCGCCTCGGCAATAAAATATTCGAGATCCGGGTCCAGCATCGTCAGAGCACCAACTTGACTTCGGAATTCTATCAAATTGCCGGAAAAATCGTCGACGATCTGAACGAAGGGGTTCAGCTTGGCGTACGCAGCGAAGACAAAGTTGTCTATATCGCCGAAAAGCATGTTTCGCAGCCGTTTCGACTCAACAGCAACTTGGGATCGGTTCTGCCTCTGCATGCGTCGGCATCCGGGAAGATATTGCTTTCGCGCTTGCCGGACGAAGAGCTGCAGGCGCTCTATCCCAAGAAGAAGCTGCAAACTTATACGAGCAACACGATCTCGACCTTCGATGCGCTGAAGGCGGAGATCGAGAAGGTGAGACAGGATGAAATCGCTTATAATATGGGCGAATCGATCGAAGGCGTGCAGTGCATAGCCGGTCCCGTGTACGATATGGAAGGCAATGTCGTCGCTGCCGTCAGCATCTCGATTCCGGTCATTCGCGTTACGGATGAAATATGGGAAAATATCCATTATTGGATCCGCAGGGCTTGCAGGGAAATCACCAATAAAGTGTACCGGCAAAATTGA